The following are encoded in a window of Vespula vulgaris chromosome 8, iyVesVulg1.1, whole genome shotgun sequence genomic DNA:
- the LOC127065967 gene encoding sodium-independent sulfate anion transporter-like, translated as MEVNTVEVQEEWKSKSHGKFFRKLVKKRIPILKWLPNYNSEKFFNDAIAGVTVGLTVMPQGLAYATLAGLEPQYGLYSAFIGAIVYVIFGSCKDITIGPTALMALMTHEYVQGRSPDFAVLLAFLTGCLQLLMACLHLGVLIDFISVPVTVGFTSATSVIIVASQLKGLLGLRITSLGFLDTLIKVFQNIHHISPWDSVMSFTCIIILLSFRKMKDIKLCSDEKKASTYQRILSKTIWMLSTARNAIIVIICSVIAYNMNTSESNNPFILTGKVRSGLPSFGPPPFSTQVNNHTIGFMEMCSELGTSIVLVPIIGVLGNVAIAKAFANGGKIDATQELLTLGICNLLGSCASAMPVTGSFSRSAVNHASGVKTPMGGLYTGVLILMALSLLTPYFYFIPKASLAAVIICAVIYMIEYEVVKLMWKSSKKDLIPMFVTFLFCLIIGVEYGILLGVGTNLIFLLYPSARPTVHVDKCTTDSGAEYLLITPGNSLYFPAVDFIKQSVGDAGVKEGSSQLPVVVDCRYVLGADFTAAKGIATLISEFNNRKQSLYFFNPRSDVVTVLKGACGEDFQYISTQEELSYLLSTSQDKSSRQLLEISRDKSNEPLLLNNLGIVHRSNRSSAHELSEVTSTLLHATAS; from the exons ATGGAGGTCAATACAGTAGAAGTTCAAGAGGAGTGGAAAAGTAAATCTCATGGGAAATTTTTTCGGAAATTAGTGAAAAAACGAATACCGATTTTGAAATGGTTGCCTAATTATAATtcggaaaaatttttcaatgatgCGATCGCTGGTGTCACTGTTGGACTCACCGTGATGCCACAAGGATTAGCTTATGCGACTCTAGCCGGTTTGGAACCTCAG tATGGACTCTATTCCGCTTTTATCGGTGCTATAGTTTACGTCATATTTGGCTCTTGTAAAGATATTACGATCGGTCCGACAGCACTGATGGCTTTAATGACCCATGAATATGTTCAAGGAAGAAGTCCTGATTTTGCCGTTCTTCTTGCATTTTTAACTGGATGTTTACAATTACTAATGGCCTGCTTGCATTTAg GTGTcttaattgattttatatccGTACCAGTGACCGTAGGGTTCACATCGGCAACATCTGTTATAATAGTGGCTTCCCAACTAAAAGGTCTTTTAGGATTAAGAATCACATCCCTAGGATTCTTGGATACTTTGATAAAAGTCTTTCAAAATATTCACCACATAAGTCCTTGGGACAGTGTGATGAGTTTCACCTGtattatcattcttttatcatttagG aaaatgaagGACATCAAATTATGttccgatgaaaaaaaagcatCAACCTATCAACGGATACTGTCTAAAACAATATGGATGCTTTCAACAGCACGAAATGctattatcgtcattatttGTTCAGTAATTGCTTACAACATGAACACGTCCGAGTCTAATAATCCTTTTATTCTAACTGGTAAAGTACGATCCGGTCTTCCATCGTTCGGTCCACCGCCATTCTCAACTCAAGTTAACAATCATACCATCGGCTTTATGGAAATGTGTTCAGAATTAGGAACGTCCATAGTATTAGTTCCAATTATCGGAGTACTCGGCAATGTAGCAATTGCGAAAGCATTCGCCAATGGCGGCAAAATTGATGCCACGCAGGAACTTCTTACCTTGGGAATTTGTAATCTTCTTGGATCCTGCGCCAGTGCAATGCCCGTTACAGGTTCCTTTAGTAGATCTGCGGTGAATCATGCTAGTGGTGTAAAAACACCGATGGGTGGTTTGTACACTGGCGTACTGATTTTGATGGCTCTTAGTCTTCTCACTCCATATTTCTACTTTATTCCAAAGG CATCATTAGCTGCAGTAATTATTTGTGCCGTTATATACATGATTGAGTACGAGGTCGTAAAGCTCATGTGGAAATCTAGCAAGAAAGATCTCATACCGATGTTtgttactttccttttttgccTCATTATAGGAGTGGAATATGGAATTTTATTGGGCGTTGGTactaatttgatatttttgttatatccaTCTGCACGACCAACTGTACACGTAGATAAGTGTACC ACTGACTCTGGAGcagaatatcttttaattactCCAGGAAATAGCTTATATTTTCCTGCTGtagattttattaaacaatCTGTTGGTGATGCAGGAGTGAAGGAAGGTTCTAGTCAATTGCCAGTAGTCGTTGATTGTAGATATGTTCTAGGTGCAGATTTTACAGCTGCTAAG GGTATAGCTACGCTAATTAGCGAATTTAATAATCGTAAGCAAagcctatatttttttaatccacGATCAGATGTTGTGACCGTACTAAAAGGTGCTTGCGGTGAAGATTTTCAGTATATATCTACTCAAGAAGAACTTTCGTACTTATTGTCGACAAGTCAAG ataaatcATCCCgacaattattagaaatatctaGAGATAAAAGTAATGAGCcattattgttaaataatttaggAATTGTTCATAGAAGTAATCGATCATCAGCTCACGAGTTAAGTGAAGTTACAAGCACCCTATTACATGCTACGGCtagttga
- the LOC127065966 gene encoding protein PF3D7_1417600-like: protein MESQNRTLQNTSKTQQVTVISKLHNMQWLKNNTLLPGHVKSRTLKKSINNLREDLETVKFVRTSINNNLELANTTNIVLTKHDNKYDSDIESDITERSVVSKNIISTLQLKKKINSSYLNKQTLVLKELKKEEIMNMATNDSLITEQLEIQLRLEEQEKDKCNALCIASEDTKQNTPECNLLVSLEVQDKINKINQTNVHDKNNNDKLNTIKQSNSKSDIETTTLLIKDDDQEVRSNNISLSQEKHSSINSKNLDKTYITKKDTRATNLSKTSNVACKSQKTHEHQIEQPLKEKETQKIVPNKSAFINVPNKSKNEISKQNIDIKFKNGIKNSLKNEPVVISKKFQDKKDYQPNQSILNTSKELKSKCNLQSKKESNIKPSSESISRYTNKNVKESEEKTTPSNSINKQTKLNRACYSYKKAENKSISKVYNNSSKTTQCTVKEKKNDSNSSSLVQLQTTAQLFNVQEKHSGPSKKVITSHADNKYENIAQNTILKGEQAIEIPILKEQCIDECINDKLVFNTVNKEINAFFKEVEETNESIIPNLPNKHSINECIEQKPIYTNPSLQDSSNLQTNIKESVHNDFCDSNRQFDNISSNNTWYAYEHSQENIYQQQTPSHQNFIHSVPNQFITGCPVNTTLPKYNSNVSHSDANAIHLNQYDNIPIMQNNSLNTSSMSNPNVLHTSTKNTNMLQYQMPNIVPCSNPNMIRPQPGFCVHPMTAQEEQFNLHRYGMSYSYFMNSCFVCRNEHYLPHSQNWNLPNTYPVSLLPNSHLCNCNLCCNHSPSNDMMYKNPAIARSIPTSMQAETSYEQNLQRNGRPMSNSWYNDRSSHSNETYGINLQTQGVIVQEKIDSKQEKKDCEFLSDKEITNLPIISPRACMNYEGGLPININTVRPQTKYSRRKESGPNYDFPYKKYNERSYISKEYMSNAKSDYGKKAIKQQSHPNYKA, encoded by the exons ATGGAATCTCAAAATAGAACTTTACAAAATACATCTAAAACACAGCAAGTAACTGTAATTAGCAAGTTACATAATATGCAGTggctaaaaaataatacacttTTACCAGGCCA TGTAAAATCAAGAACACTTAAGAAAAGCATAAACAATTTAAGAGAAGATCTTGAGACGGTTAAGTTCGTTCGTacttctataaataataatttagaacTAGCAAACACGACCAATATTGTTTTAACAAAACATGACAATAAATATGATTCTGACATTGAAAGTGACATAACTGAAAGATCAGttgtatcaaaaaatataatatctactttacaattaaaaaagaaaataaattcttcatatttaaataaacaaacattagttctaaaagaattaaagaaagaagaaataatgaatatgGCTACAAATGATAGTTTAATCACAGAACAATTGGAAATACAGCTTAGGttagaagaacaagaaaaggaCAAGTGCAATGCATTATGTATTGCATCAGAGGATACAAAACA AAACACTCCTGAGTGTaatcttcttgtttcattgGAAGTAcaagacaaaataaataaaataaatcaaacaaaTGTTCacgataagaataataatgataaattgaATACTATAAAACAATCTAACTCAAAATCTGATATAGAGACGAcgacattattaataaaag aTGACGATCAAGAAGTAAGAAGTAATAACATTAGTTTAAGTCAAGAAAAACATTCTtcaattaattcaaaaaatcTAGATAAGACATATATTACTAAAAAGGATACACGTGCCACTAATTTATCAAAGACTTCTAATGTTGCCTGCAAATCTCAGAAAACACATGAACATCAGATTGAGCAACCccttaaagaaaaagaaacacaaaagaTAGTACCAAATAAGAGTGCTTTTATAAATGTTcctaataaatctaaaaacgAAATTTCAAAACAAAACATTGACATTAAATTCAAAAATGGTATAAAGAATTCACTTAAAAATGAGCCAGTAGTAATAAGTAAAAAGtttcaagataaaaaagattatcaaCCAAATCAATCTATTTTAAATACCTCCAAAGAATTGAAAAGTAAATGTAATTTACAGTCAAAGAAAGAATCTAATATAAAACCTTCTTCAGAATCTATATCAAgatatactaataaaaatgttaaagaaagtgaagaaaaaactACTCCTTCAAATAGTATCAATAAACAAACTAAACTTAATCGTGCATGCTATTCATACAAGAAAGCAGAAAATAAGTCTATATCAaaggtatataataattcatcaaAAACTACACAATGTAcagttaaagagaaaaagaatgattcaAATTCATCTAGTTTAGTACAATTGCAAACAACTGCACAATTATTTAATGTACAAGAAAAGCATTCTGGTCcaagtaaaaaagtaataacttCTCATgcagataataaatatgagaaTATAGCACAGAATACGATATTGAAAGGTGAGCAAGCTATAGAAATACCAATCCTGAAAGAGCAATGTATTGATGAATGTATCAATGACAAATTAGTGTTTAATAccgtaaataaagaaataaatgcattttttaaagaagtagaagagacTAATGAAAGTATTATACCAAATTTGCCAAATAAACACTCCATTAATGAATGCATAGAACAAAAACCGATATATACTAATCCATCCTTACAAGATTCGTCAAATTTGCAAACAAATATTAAGGAAAGTGTTCACAATGACTTCTGTGATAGTAATAGACAATTTGATAATATATCTTCTAATAATACTTGGTATGCTTATGAGCATtcacaagaaaatatctatcAACAACAGACACCTTCACACCAAAACTTTATTCATTCCGTCCCTAATCAATTTATTACAGGTTGTCCTGTAAATACCACTCTACCCAAATATAATTCTAATGTATCCCATTCTGACGCAAATGCAATACATTTAAATCAATATGACAATATACCAATTATGCAGAATAATTCACTGAATACAAGCTCTATGTCAAATCCAAACGTTTTACACACAAgtacaaaaaatacaaacatGTTACAATATCAGATGCCTAACATAGTACCTTGTAGTAATCCAAATATGATTAGACCACAGCCAGGTTTTTGTGTACATCCTATGACAGCTCAAGAGGAGCAATTTAACTTGCATAGATATGGAATGagttattcatattttatgaattcTTGCTTTGTATGTAGGAATGAGCATTATTTACCACATTCACAAAATTGGAATTTACCTAATACCTATCCAGTATCATTATTACCAAATTCTCATCTATGTAATTGTAATTTATGTTGTAATCATTCACCATCAAATGATATGATGTACAAGAATCCTGCTATAGCAAGATCAATACCTACTTCTATGCAGGCAGAAACTTCTTATGAACAAAACTTGCAAAGAAATGGGAGGCCTATGTCTAATTCTTGGTATAATGATAGAAGTTCACATAGTAATGAAACATATGGTATTAATTTACAGACACAAGGAGTTATTGTGCAGGAAAAGatag ATTctaagcaagaaaaaaaggattgtGAGTTTTTAAGTGATAAAGAAATTACTAATCTTCCAATAATATCACCAAGAGCATGTATGAATTATGAAGGTGGTTTgcctataaatattaatactgtAAGGCCTCAAACAAAGTATAGCAGGAGAAAAGAATCAGGTCCAAATTATGATTTCCCATACAAGAAATATAATGAACGTTCTTATATTTCTAAAGAGTATATGTCTAATGCAAAATCTGATTATGGAAAAAAGGCAATCAAACAACAGAGCCATCCAAACTATAAagcataa
- the LOC127065968 gene encoding sodium-independent sulfate anion transporter-like isoform X1, whose product MTGISFEKVIKGRIPLLKWLPLYRGKDALGDLVAGLTVGLTLIPQAIAYAGLAGLSPQYGLYSALIGSFVYIVFGTCKEVNIGPTALISLLTFTYARGIPEYAILLCFLSGCVTIIFGILRLGFLVEFVSMPVVAGFTSATSLIIACSQIKGLLGLKIHAESFLDIWKELYNNIGQTRLPDLILSCCCIFVLLLLKILKDIKFRNQFLKTFFWFLGTGRNALVVLLCAVASYIFEIRDGAPFLLTGHINAGLPRVESPSFTITVRNETQTFLDICKHFGSGIIVVPLISIIGNVAIAKAFSRGQTLDATQEMLTLGLCNVIGSFFQSMPITGSFSRSAVNNASGVRTPLGGLYTGILVILALSLLTPYFYYIPKATLSSVIITAVIFMIEINIIRPIWRSSKRDLIPAFITFFACLFAGVELGILIGIAIDLLILIYFNARPTMYIEYRNNPIANYVLVRPSAGLLFPAVDYLRIYLTETLNDDKYKKSLKHSKNLKYIILDCGYIDKIDFTAAQGISTLIKDFKDNDRFLILLRPTAEILQSIQSLINESIVTAKTDVELLTILKEFNEMKCIDSESYVIPDDFKRKTVVDMRDEFASTNL is encoded by the exons ATGACTGGGATCAGCtttgaaaaagtaattaagGGAAGAATTCCTCTCTTAAAATGGTTACCTCTCTACAGAGGCAAAGATGCGCTCGGTGACCTCGTTGCTGGTCTCACGGTCGGACTGACCTTGATACCTCAG GCGATAGCCTATGCAGGATTGGCTGGCCTAAGTCCACAGTATGGCCTTTACAGTGCGTTAATAGGAAGCTtcgtttatatcgtttttGGTACTTGTAAAGAGGTCAATATCGGTCCCACCGCTCTAATATCCTTGCTGACGTTCACTTATGCGAG ggGAATTCCAGAGTATGCAATCCTTCTCTGTTTTCTATCAGGTTGTGTAACCATTATCTTTGGTATTCTGCGGTTAGGATTCTTAGTAGAATTCGTGTCGATGCCTGTTGTTGCTGGATTTACATCTGCAACGAGTCTGATAATCGCTTGCAGTCAAATCAAAGGTCTGTTGGGCTTGAAAATACACGCCGAAAGTTTCTTGGATATATGGAAggaattgtataataatatcggCCAAACGAGACTGCCAGATCTTATTCTGTCTTGCTGCTGCATTTTCGTTCTGCTACTTTTAAAg ATTCTTAAGGATATCAAGTTTCGAAATCAATTCCTGAAAACGTTCTTTTGGTTCCTAGGAACAGGCAGAAATGCTCTTGTTGTTCTCCTTTGTGCAGTAGcttcatatatttttgaaattcgGGACGGAGCTCCTTTCCTTCTTACAGGACATATCAATGCCGGCTTACCACGAGTGGAATCCCCATCCTTCACGATAACCGTTAGAAATGAAACTCAGACTTTTCTTGATATTTGTAAACATTTTGGCTCTGGTATTATTGTTGTGCCATTGATCTCTATTATCGGAAACGTTGCCATTGCCAAGGCCTTCT caCGCGGACAAACTCTGGATGCCACGCAAGAGATGTTAACTTTAGGATTGTGTAATGTAATCGGTTCATTTTTCCAATCCATGCCAATTACTGGTTCTTTCTCAAGAAGTGCTGTAAACAATGCCTCAGGTGTAAGAACTCCATTAGGTGGACTTTATACAG GTATTCTGGTCATACTTGCCCTAAGTTTATTGACAccgtatttttattacatacctAAAGCTACTTTAAGTTCGGTTATAATAACTGCGGTCATATttatgatagaaataaatataatacggCCGATTTGGAGAAGCAGTA aaagagatcttATTCCGGCTTTCATCACATTTTTCGCATGCTTGTTCGCTGGTGTTGAACTAGGAATTTTGATAGGCATCGCGATCGATCtacttatattaatttatttcaatgcaCGGCCAACCATGTACATTGAATATAGAAAT aatcCCATAGCGAATTACGTTCTCGTTCGTCCTAGTGCTGGACTTCTATTTCCCGCTGTTGATTACCTGAGGATATACTTGACTGAAACGTTGAATgatgataaatataagaaatcattaaaacattcaaaaaacttaaaatatattatactggATTGtggatatatcgataaaatcgattttactgCAGCACAG ggcATTAGTACTCTGATCAAAGATTTCAAAGATAACGATcgctttttaatattgttacgACCAACTGCAGAAATTTTACAAAGTATACAATCTCTTATCAATGAATCGATCGTTACTGCTAAAACAGATGTGGAATTGTTAACCATTTTAAAAGAAttcaatgaaatgaaatgcATAGATTCAGAAAGCTATGTCATACCTgatgattttaaaagaaagactGTCGTCGATATGAGGGACGAATTTGCAAGTACAAATctgtga
- the LOC127065968 gene encoding sodium-independent sulfate anion transporter-like isoform X2: MTGISFEKVIKGRIPLLKWLPLYRGKDALGDLVAGLTVGLTLIPQAIAYAGLAGLSPQYGLYSALIGSFVYIVFGTCKEVNIGPTALISLLTFTYARGIPEYAILLCFLSGCVTIIFGILRLGFLVEFVSMPVVAGFTSATSLIIACSQIKGLLGLKIHAESFLDIWKELYNNIGQTRLPDLILSCCCIFVLLLLKILKDIKFRNQFLKTFFWFLGTGRNALVVLLCAVASYIFEIRDGAPFLLTGHINAGLPRVESPSFTITVRNETQTFLDICKHFGSGIIVVPLISIIGNVAIAKAFSRGQTLDATQEMLTLGLCNVIGSFFQSMPITGSFSRSAVNNASGVRTPLGGLYTGILVILALSLLTPYFYYIPKATLSSVIITAVIFMIEINIIRPIWRSSKRDLIPAFITFFACLFAGVELGILIGIAIDLLILIYFNARPTMYIEYRNNPIANYVLVRPSAGLLFPAVDYLRIYLTETLNDDKYKKSLKHSKNLKYIILDCGYIDKIDFTAAQYSDQRFQR, encoded by the exons ATGACTGGGATCAGCtttgaaaaagtaattaagGGAAGAATTCCTCTCTTAAAATGGTTACCTCTCTACAGAGGCAAAGATGCGCTCGGTGACCTCGTTGCTGGTCTCACGGTCGGACTGACCTTGATACCTCAG GCGATAGCCTATGCAGGATTGGCTGGCCTAAGTCCACAGTATGGCCTTTACAGTGCGTTAATAGGAAGCTtcgtttatatcgtttttGGTACTTGTAAAGAGGTCAATATCGGTCCCACCGCTCTAATATCCTTGCTGACGTTCACTTATGCGAG ggGAATTCCAGAGTATGCAATCCTTCTCTGTTTTCTATCAGGTTGTGTAACCATTATCTTTGGTATTCTGCGGTTAGGATTCTTAGTAGAATTCGTGTCGATGCCTGTTGTTGCTGGATTTACATCTGCAACGAGTCTGATAATCGCTTGCAGTCAAATCAAAGGTCTGTTGGGCTTGAAAATACACGCCGAAAGTTTCTTGGATATATGGAAggaattgtataataatatcggCCAAACGAGACTGCCAGATCTTATTCTGTCTTGCTGCTGCATTTTCGTTCTGCTACTTTTAAAg ATTCTTAAGGATATCAAGTTTCGAAATCAATTCCTGAAAACGTTCTTTTGGTTCCTAGGAACAGGCAGAAATGCTCTTGTTGTTCTCCTTTGTGCAGTAGcttcatatatttttgaaattcgGGACGGAGCTCCTTTCCTTCTTACAGGACATATCAATGCCGGCTTACCACGAGTGGAATCCCCATCCTTCACGATAACCGTTAGAAATGAAACTCAGACTTTTCTTGATATTTGTAAACATTTTGGCTCTGGTATTATTGTTGTGCCATTGATCTCTATTATCGGAAACGTTGCCATTGCCAAGGCCTTCT caCGCGGACAAACTCTGGATGCCACGCAAGAGATGTTAACTTTAGGATTGTGTAATGTAATCGGTTCATTTTTCCAATCCATGCCAATTACTGGTTCTTTCTCAAGAAGTGCTGTAAACAATGCCTCAGGTGTAAGAACTCCATTAGGTGGACTTTATACAG GTATTCTGGTCATACTTGCCCTAAGTTTATTGACAccgtatttttattacatacctAAAGCTACTTTAAGTTCGGTTATAATAACTGCGGTCATATttatgatagaaataaatataatacggCCGATTTGGAGAAGCAGTA aaagagatcttATTCCGGCTTTCATCACATTTTTCGCATGCTTGTTCGCTGGTGTTGAACTAGGAATTTTGATAGGCATCGCGATCGATCtacttatattaatttatttcaatgcaCGGCCAACCATGTACATTGAATATAGAAAT aatcCCATAGCGAATTACGTTCTCGTTCGTCCTAGTGCTGGACTTCTATTTCCCGCTGTTGATTACCTGAGGATATACTTGACTGAAACGTTGAATgatgataaatataagaaatcattaaaacattcaaaaaacttaaaatatattatactggATTGtggatatatcgataaaatcgattttactgCAGCACAG TACTCTGATCAAAGATTTCAAAGATAA